From a single Aspergillus puulaauensis MK2 DNA, chromosome 2, nearly complete sequence genomic region:
- a CDS encoding aldehyde dehydrogenase family protein (COG:C;~EggNog:ENOG410PMIJ;~InterPro:IPR015590,IPR012394,IPR016161,IPR016162, IPR016163;~PFAM:PF00171;~TransMembrane:1 (o489-507i);~go_function: GO:0016491 - oxidoreductase activity [Evidence IEA];~go_function: GO:0016620 - oxidoreductase activity, acting on the aldehyde or oxo group of donors, NAD or NADP as acceptor [Evidence IEA];~go_process: GO:0006081 - cellular aldehyde metabolic process [Evidence IEA];~go_process: GO:0055114 - oxidation-reduction process [Evidence IEA]), which translates to MAEYTSEADVELAYTTLQATFASGKTKEVAWRKWQLKQIWWLLEDNEALIQETLKKDMNRHPFETTFTEIGNVKTDLLEHLKSIDKWTADQTPNAGALGFLLRPTVRPEPLGVALIIGPWNFPFSLLLQPLIAALTAGCAVLLKPSEVTANTQQLFVDLIPKYLDTSAVRVVTGGAAETGALLQRKYDHIFFTGSVPVARHIAAAAAKHLTPTVLELGGQCPAIVTSTADVEAAARDIAWVKYLNAGQICLSVNHVFAHPSVEKQLIERMTFWLNKYNKGSDMTHIVNDKNYARLTGLADKTEGTVQHSGESDAKTRNLPPQIVSNVKLTDSLLSEELFGSICPVVTGSTQDAIDSINSLPRPLALYVFGSNQNEIDHVINSTLSGGVCVNGVLVHMMVPNAPFGGVGDSGHGAYHGDYGFKSFTHYRTIARPRPLFFKATNFLRPPYSLDKIKKLGVRNSAGIQRNWSLEKERAATKRGLVIAKSFRLIKFLAYFVVLLGLADVGLDRHLGIFKGVRDLFVQAKSFF; encoded by the exons ATGGCTGAATACACATCCGAAGCAGACGTCGAGCTCGCCTACACCACTCTCCAGGCAACCTTTGCCTCCGGCAAAACCAAAGAAGTTGCCTGGCGAAAATGGCAGCTCAAGCAGATCTGGTGGCTGCTTGAGGACAACGAGGCCCTGATCCAGGAGACCCTGAAGAAGGACATGAACCGGCACCCGTTCGAGACGACCTTTACGGAAATCGGGAACGTGAAAACCGACCTGCTCGAGCACCTGAAGAGCATCGACAAGTGGACTGCTGACCAGACGCCTAATGCGGGGGCTCTGGGGTTTCTGCTGAGACCGACTGTGCGGCCTGAGCCGTTGGGCGTGGCGCTGATTATTGGGCCTTGGAATTTCCCGTTCTCGCTTCTACTTCAGCCGTTGATTGCGGCACTTACGGCGGGTTGTGCGGTCTTGCTTAAGCCTTCTGAGGTCACGGCGAATACGCAGCAGTTGTTTGTGGACCTGATTCCGAAGTATCTTGATACTAGCGCTGTGCGGGTTGTTACCGGGGGAGCTGCCGAGACTGGCGCGTTGCTGCAGCGCAAGTATGATCATATCTTCTTTACTGGGTCGGTGCCTGTCGCGCGTCAtattgctgctgcggcggcgaagcACCTCACCCCGACTGTGCTGGAGTTGGGAGGCCAGTGTCCGGCCATCGTGACCAGCACGGCggatgttgaggctgcaGCGAGAGATATCGCCTGGGTCAAGTACCTCAATGCTGGACAGATCTGTCTCTCTGTTAACCATGTCTTTGCTCACCCGTCTGTTGAGAAGCAGCTGATTGAGCGGATGACGTTCTGGCTCAACAAGTACAACAAGGGCTCCGACATGACGCATATCGTGAACGACAAGAACTATGCACGCCTTACAGGGCTTGCCGACAAGACCGAAGGCACCGTTCAACACAGCGGGGAGTCTGATGCCAAAACGAGGAATCTGCCTCCTCAGATTGTCAGCAACGTCAAGCTGACGGACTCTCTTCTCTCGGAGGAGCTGTTTGGCAGTATCTGCCCTGTTGTTACGGGTTCAACCCAAGACGCCATCGACTCGATCAACAG cctccctcgtcctctcGCGCTCTACGTTTTCGGCAGCAATCAGAACGAAATCGATCATG TGATCAACTCGACACTCTCTGGCGGTGTCTGCGTCAACGGCGTCCTCGTGCACATGATGGTCCCCAACGCCCCCTTCGGTGGTGTCGGCGACTCCGGCCACGGCGCATACCACGGCGACTACGGCTTCAAGTCCTTCACGCACTACCGTACCATCGCCCGCCCACGCCCGCTATTCTTCAAGGCAACAAACTTCCTGCGCCCGCCGTACTCATTGGATAAGATCAAGAAGCTCGGCGTACGTAACAGCGCCGGAATCCAGCGCAACTGGAGTCTGGAAAAGGAGCGGGCTGCAACTAAACGAGGTCTGGTCATCGCAAAGTCCTTCCGTCTCATCAAGTTTCTGGCGTACTTTGTTGTTTTGCTTGGATTGGCTGATGTTGGCTTAGATCGGCATCTAGGGATCTTCAAGGGCGTGCGGGATCTTTTTGTTCAGGCGAAGTCGTTCTTTTAG
- a CDS encoding uncharacterized protein (CAZy:GT32;~COG:S;~EggNog:ENOG410PXDN;~InterPro:IPR029044,IPR007577,IPR039367;~PFAM:PF04488;~go_function: GO:0000009 - alpha-1,6-mannosyltransferase activity [Evidence IEA]), whose amino-acid sequence MFKPRTQKPLFPFTVRRRLSILALVIFLVILFHSLPSKNDRIVAGKWLPDYDIEDVPRYLHRSPFRVSPDYDYERRVFEALQRIEEAFLENHSGDRSAEDHIWQIRLGKSPEEERSKDSIRFSDRNNEWEYTLVADAQADHFLTTVLSSVPDLKKLYDSYPHHVIRSDLLRYLLLWYYGGYYADTDVYPAKSIKECPSLQPIFTGLDSGNGNISLAVGIEIDEPHASPQLMRDWHWIRTYGLIQYTFYAPQRFSPLLREVIVRVLSHTRQHNQHSFPLIGPRYNEKTILEVTGPGVFTDAIIDTLSDALPKTHPLISQSVRADEKIGDLVSRSSGELSRRVTWAPFHKISEPVCVDAQEAAIGKSMGGVCVLPINAWGNGQRHSGAEGFRSQHACINHRFGGTWKKDWWHRHIG is encoded by the exons ATGTTCAAACCACGCACCCAAAagcccctcttcccctttactgtgcggcggcggctctcgattctggctctggtcATTTTTCTGGTCATCCTGTTCCACTCGCTGCCGTCGAAGAACGATCGCATTGTCGCGGGGAAATGGCTGCCCGATTATGACATCGAGGATGTCCCCCGCTACCTCCATCGCTCTCCTTTTCGAGTTTCTCCCGACTACGATTACGAGCGCAGGGTGTTCGAGGCGCTGCAGAGGATCGAGGAGGCCTTTCTGGAAAACCACAGCGGCGATCGCTCAGCAGAAGACCATATCTGGCAGATCCGGCTTGGAAAGAGcccggaagaagagcgcaGTAAAGATTCGATCAGATTCAGCGACAGGAATAATGAATGGGAATACACC CTCGTCGCAGATGCTCAGGCCGACCACTTCCTCACCACCGTGCTCTCCTCCGTCCCTGACCTCAAGAAGCTCTACGATTCCTACCCCCACCACGTTATCCGATCAGACTTGCTTCGCTATCTCCTGCTCTGGTACTACGGCGGCTATTACGCAGATACAGACGTCTACCCTGCGAAATCCATAAAGGAATGCCCGTCGCTGCAACCCATATTCACCGGCCTCGACTCCGGAAACGGAAATATCTCGCTCGCGGTCGGGATTGAAATTGACGAACCGCACGCCTCGCCGCAGCTAATGCGCGACTGGCATTGGATCAGAACATACGGCCTGATCCAGTATACCTTCTATGCGCCGCAGCGGTTCAGCCCGCTCCTTCGCGAAGTTATTGTCCGAGTCCTGTCGCATACGCGACAGCACAACCAGCACAGTTTCCCACTCATTGGACCCCGGTATAACGAGAAGACGATTCTCGAAGTCACCGGGCCTGGGGTATTCACGGACGCGATCATCGACACCCTCTCCGATGCGCTGCCCAAGACGCACCCGTTGATCTCGCAATCAGTGCGGGCAGATGAGAAAATTGGCGACCTCGTCTCACGGTCGTCGGGCGAGCTCTCGAGGCGTGTAACGTGGGCTCCGTTCCACAAGATTAGTGAGCCGGTCTGCGTGGATGCCCAGGAGGCTGCGATCGGAAAGTCGATGGGGGGAGTCTGCGTTCTCCCGATAAATGCGTGGGGGAATGGCCAGCGGCATAGCGGCGCAGAGGGCTTTCGCAGTCAGCATGCTTGTATCAACCATCGGTTTGGAGGGACGTGGAAGAAGGACTGGTGGCATCGCCATATCGGATAG
- a CDS encoding uncharacterized protein (TransMembrane:1 (o66-86i)), whose product MASLARIPRSLRPSHRVPSLARTCFHEQNPAFSTSVYLDKQSTPNTTQKTDQTGNPELPRVTLENLGIMLFTMLGLWGTVETYFYYQAVMRWWKSGKKADGVETD is encoded by the exons ATGGCTTCCCTGGCAAGAATACCTCGCTCCCTCCGCCCCTCTCATCGCGTGCCTTCTCTCGCCCGGACGTGTTTCCACGAGCAGAACCCCGCATTCTCAACGTCCGTCTATCTCGACAAACAGTCCACACCGAACACAACCCAAAAGACCGACCAGACAGGAAACCCAGAGCTCCCACGGGTCACGCTAGAGAATCTCGGGATAA TGCTATTCACGATGCTTGGGCTCTGGGGGACGGTCGAGACATACTTCTATTACCAGGCGgtgatgcggtggtggaaatCAGGAAAGAAAGCAGATGGCGTGGAGACGGATTAG
- a CDS encoding uncharacterized protein (COG:V;~EggNog:ENOG410PXFM;~InterPro:IPR036186,IPR023796,IPR042178,IPR042185;~MEROPS:MER0016994;~PFAM:PF00079), translating into MSTAFHEADTIAQVNQLSWQLLQFLWSHNPPSGGTAVSPVSIATAVCILGGFADGEVPASIDSILQSIPSSSTITWKKGVFTGKRPTFSPSFASSVSRYGPMMVLRESTLENLIYEIDQYFMTEDPNRSIDMKLSPESLTASHDATSASSHIVLASALMISLPFHHLFSPSKIAKTTFNLLDGTTAQIDMMHCTNQQLLVKHHAAYTAVRLPFGAQAHPNYSLIAYLPRTRHSVEHLLRFSSVQASSTEGFTKTFVSTFVIPKFHTKARYNLKDILPLLGLSLPQKYSHVTLDGDTAVDQMLQGVSVVFDPWSVRDPQPPSPPTLHSDLPRMDSLCFNCPFVFTIKGREADVPLLCGVFDRTESD; encoded by the coding sequence ATGAGTACCGCATTTCACGAGGCTGATACAATTGCCCAAGTCAACCAGCTTTCATGGCAATTGCTGCAATTCCTGTGGTCCCACAACCCCCCGTCAGGAGGCACTGCTGTGTCCCCAGTATCCATCGCGACAGCCGTCTGCATACTTGGGGGCTTTGCGGATGGGGAAGTGCCGGCCAGTATCGACTCGATTCTGCAATCGATTCCATCGTCGTCCACGATTACCTGGAAGAAGGGTGTATTCACCGGCAAAAGGCCCACCTTCTCCCCCAGCTTTGCCAGTTCCGTGAGCAGATATGGTCCTATGATGGTCCTTCGGGAGTCGACTTTGGAAAACCTCATCTACGAGATTGATCAATATTTCATGACAGAGGATCCCAACAGATCAATTGACATGAAGCTTTCTCCTGAGAGCCTCACCGCGAGCCACGACGCGACTTCCGCCAGCTCGCACATCGTTCTGGCCAGTGCCCTGATGATTTCACTGCCATTCCACCATTTGTTCTCACCCAGCAAGATCGCGAAAACTACGTTCAATCTCTTGGATGGTACAACTGCTCAGATTGACATGATGCACTGCACCAACCAACAGTTGCTTGTGAAGCATCATGCGGCATACACAGCAGTCCGCCTTCCCTTCGGAGCGCAGGCCCACCCAAACTACTCGTTGATTGCATACCTGCCTCGGACGCGCCATTCAGTGGAACATCTCCTCAGGTTTTCCTCTGTCCAAGCCTCCAGCACTGAGGGCTTTACCAAGACCTTCGTCAGCACATTCGTTATCCCGAAATTCCACACCAAGGCGAGGTATAACCTGAAAGATATCCTCCCACTTTTAGGATTGTCTCTTCCCCAGAAATATTCGCACGTCACCCTGGATGGGGACACCGCGGTAGACCAAATGCTGCAGGGCGTTTCCGTTGTCTTCGATCCGTGGAGCGTTCGTGACCCCCaacctccatcgcctccaacACTCCATTCCGATCTACCACGCATGGACTCTCTATGTTTCAATTGCCCATTTGTGTTTACGATCAAAGGGCGTGAGGCGGACGTACCATTATTGTGCGGGGTGTTTGATCGCACCGAAAGTGATTGA